The proteins below are encoded in one region of Mycobacterium shinjukuense:
- a CDS encoding acyl-CoA carboxylase subunit beta, producing MLQSTLDPNAPAYAEAAAAMGAKLDEVDAELAKALAGGGPKYVDRHHARGKLTPRERIELLVDPDSPFLELSPLAAYGSNFQIGASLVTGIGAVCGVECMVVANDPTVKGGTSNPWTLRKLLRANQIAFENRLPVISLVESGGADLPTQKEIFIPGGQMFRDLTRLSAAGIPTIALVFGNSTAGGAYVPGMSDHVVMIKERSKVFLAGPPLVKMATGEESDDESLGGAEMHARISGLADYFALDELDAIRIGRRIVARLNWVKQGPAPRPVTEPLFDAEELIGIVPADLRIPFDPREVIARIVDGSDFDEFKPLYGSSLVTGWAQLHGYPLGILANARGVLFSEESQKATQFIQLANRANTPLLFVHNTTGYMVGKDYEEGGMIKHGSMMINAVSNSTVPHISLLIGASYGAGHYGMCGRAYDPRFLFAWPSAKSAVMGGAQLSGVLSIVARAAAQARGQQVDEAADAAMRAAVEGQIEAESLPLVLSGMLYDDGVIDPRDTRTVLGMCLSAIANGPIKGTSNFGVFRM from the coding sequence GTGCTGCAATCCACACTGGACCCAAACGCCCCCGCCTACGCCGAGGCGGCCGCGGCAATGGGTGCAAAGCTCGACGAGGTCGACGCCGAACTGGCCAAGGCGCTCGCCGGCGGCGGCCCCAAGTACGTCGACCGGCACCACGCCCGCGGCAAGTTGACACCCCGGGAACGCATTGAGCTGCTCGTCGACCCGGACTCCCCGTTCCTGGAGCTGAGCCCGCTGGCCGCCTATGGCAGCAACTTCCAGATCGGCGCCAGCCTGGTTACCGGCATCGGCGCGGTCTGCGGAGTGGAATGCATGGTCGTGGCCAACGACCCCACCGTCAAGGGCGGCACCAGCAATCCGTGGACACTGCGGAAATTACTGCGGGCCAACCAGATCGCCTTCGAAAATCGCCTCCCGGTGATTTCGCTGGTGGAGTCCGGCGGGGCCGACCTGCCCACCCAGAAGGAAATCTTCATCCCCGGCGGACAGATGTTCCGCGACCTGACCCGGCTGTCGGCGGCCGGAATCCCGACCATCGCACTGGTTTTCGGCAACTCCACCGCGGGCGGCGCCTACGTCCCCGGGATGTCCGACCACGTGGTGATGATCAAAGAACGCTCCAAGGTGTTTTTGGCCGGCCCGCCGCTGGTGAAGATGGCCACCGGTGAGGAGTCCGACGACGAGTCGCTGGGCGGCGCCGAAATGCACGCCCGCATATCGGGTTTGGCCGACTACTTCGCGCTCGACGAGCTGGACGCGATCCGGATCGGCCGGCGCATCGTGGCGCGGCTCAACTGGGTCAAACAGGGACCCGCGCCGCGGCCGGTCACCGAGCCGCTGTTCGACGCCGAGGAGCTGATCGGCATCGTGCCCGCCGACCTGCGCATCCCGTTCGACCCGAGGGAAGTGATCGCCCGCATCGTCGACGGCTCCGACTTCGATGAGTTCAAACCGCTCTACGGCTCGTCTCTGGTGACCGGCTGGGCCCAGCTGCACGGCTACCCGCTGGGCATCCTGGCCAACGCCCGCGGCGTGCTGTTCAGTGAGGAGTCACAAAAGGCCACCCAGTTCATACAGTTGGCCAACCGCGCCAACACGCCGCTGTTGTTCGTGCACAACACCACCGGCTACATGGTGGGCAAGGACTACGAAGAGGGCGGGATGATCAAGCACGGCTCGATGATGATCAACGCCGTGTCCAACTCGACCGTCCCGCACATCTCGCTGCTGATCGGCGCGTCCTACGGTGCCGGGCACTACGGCATGTGCGGGCGCGCCTACGACCCGCGCTTCCTGTTCGCCTGGCCCAGCGCCAAGTCCGCGGTGATGGGTGGCGCGCAGCTGTCGGGGGTGTTGTCGATCGTGGCCCGAGCGGCCGCGCAAGCGCGCGGCCAGCAAGTAGACGAGGCGGCCGACGCGGCGATGCGAGCCGCCGTCGAAGGCCAGATCGAAGCCGAGTCGCTGCCGTTGGTCTTGTCCGGAATGCTCTACGACGACGGGGTGATCGACCCGCGCGACACCCGCACCGTACTGGGAATGTGTTTGTCCGCCATTGCCAATGGCCCGATCAAGGGGACGTCGAACTTCGGCGTCTTCCGGATGTGA